From a region of the Flavobacterium branchiarum genome:
- a CDS encoding Ppx/GppA phosphatase family protein, which yields MQNKNIIKIALFTIVNLFFTIDSFSQKNLYAGIEIGSKGIKISVIDVNNIKKGDYDIVSFWTENIGIAKGISIDGNLEESDINKAGSVVFENLTKIKNKYNVDNENIFIVGSSGVALAKNTQLLIDKVKFLTGKDLDFITAETEGKMLLKGSIPPSEYQDAIILDIGGGNTKGGYVDVLNDNKFEFFPLKLDYGTITLTEAINKTIVNQRQISDMGIYKEKSFEYAPLLRDKIKEMLDTKPQSLQKKKIYLSGGALWAFTTLYYNNSNDDHFVPMKMEDIVNYDAILKNNFVKYENLAKTNKNADKVISTYSQRYLISGNNILIACLESIPDLKSKKIYFAREGQIAWLVSYIVDRSKKIKNNF from the coding sequence ATGCAGAATAAAAACATCATCAAGATTGCTCTTTTTACTATTGTGAATTTATTTTTCACTATTGATTCATTCTCTCAAAAGAATCTCTATGCTGGAATTGAAATAGGAAGTAAAGGAATCAAAATTTCGGTAATAGACGTTAATAATATCAAAAAAGGTGATTACGATATCGTATCGTTTTGGACAGAGAATATTGGTATTGCAAAAGGTATTTCTATTGATGGCAATCTAGAAGAATCAGATATTAACAAAGCGGGATCTGTTGTTTTTGAAAATCTGACAAAAATAAAAAACAAATATAATGTCGATAATGAAAATATTTTTATTGTAGGCTCTTCTGGAGTTGCATTAGCAAAAAACACACAATTGTTAATAGATAAAGTAAAATTTTTAACGGGTAAAGATCTTGATTTTATTACTGCCGAAACAGAAGGAAAAATGCTTTTAAAAGGTTCTATTCCTCCAAGTGAGTATCAGGATGCTATTATTCTTGACATTGGAGGAGGCAATACAAAAGGAGGTTATGTGGATGTACTTAATGATAATAAGTTTGAGTTTTTTCCTTTAAAACTAGATTATGGCACAATAACTCTTACTGAAGCAATAAATAAAACAATTGTAAATCAAAGGCAGATAAGTGATATGGGGATATACAAAGAAAAGTCTTTTGAATATGCTCCTCTTTTAAGAGATAAGATAAAAGAAATGTTAGATACGAAACCACAGTCACTTCAGAAAAAGAAAATATATCTATCAGGAGGGGCTCTTTGGGCTTTTACGACTTTGTATTATAATAATAGTAATGACGATCATTTTGTACCTATGAAAATGGAGGATATTGTAAATTATGATGCTATTTTAAAAAACAACTTTGTTAAATATGAAAACTTGGCTAAAACTAATAAAAATGCTGACAAAGTAATTAGCACCTATAGTCAGAGATATCTAATTTCTGGAAATAATATTTTAATAGCCTGCTTGGAAAGTATCCCCGATTTAAAATCGAAGAAAATTTATTTTGCAAGAGAAGGTCAAATTGCATGGTTGGTATCTTATATTGTTGATCGATCCAAAAAAATCAAGAATAATTTTTGA
- a CDS encoding transposase, whose amino-acid sequence MAHWHRKVEESGFKNFNILLNTITFNYQSILNYFDNRSTNASAESFNAK is encoded by the coding sequence TTGGCACATTGGCACAGAAAAGTAGAGGAATCAGGGTTTAAAAACTTTAATATCCTACTCAATACAATAACTTTTAACTACCAGTCAATCTTAAACTATTTTGATAATAGAAGCACCAATGCTTCTGCGGAATCTTTCAATGCAAAATAA
- a CDS encoding site-specific integrase: MKASVKIILKKTMLNDGTLPVNLRITIDRKSKFYKTPYNTLPKFWNDKAGEFTSKFPNYLQCNRILNSIKQDASKILDIMIEEGHNFSLESFDSLFRPEEVKKLNFIAYFEERKLQLKESGKISSSSSYRDTISALTRFKPTTTTYDFTKINYDFLIAFESYLRAHGCNDGGIGVYMRNIRAIYNSAIKSKIVSNEFYPFKDYVISKLKSSKVKKALNKEDLQLLLDYDISENKEGAKALYAYLFSFYCRGMNFTDLAELKWEEVDLSNFSYVRNKTGIKLNVKIPDNNYMRNILNYFKIYRPFDTDYIFPILDKDEKLYTKEELRDRKKSVLNYYGKLLNTIALQCGIKNKVTFYTARHTFATLSLKKGINTVMIKQALGHQSIKTTETYLEDFNTTELDFAFENLI; the protein is encoded by the coding sequence ATGAAAGCTAGTGTGAAAATCATCCTAAAAAAGACAATGCTTAACGACGGCACTTTACCTGTCAATTTAAGAATAACCATTGATAGAAAATCGAAATTCTACAAAACACCTTACAATACTTTACCAAAATTTTGGAATGACAAAGCAGGCGAATTTACATCTAAATTCCCAAATTATTTACAATGCAATCGAATATTAAATTCAATAAAACAAGATGCTTCGAAAATATTAGATATAATGATTGAGGAAGGACATAACTTTTCCCTAGAATCGTTTGACTCACTTTTTAGACCTGAGGAAGTTAAAAAATTAAACTTTATTGCTTATTTCGAAGAAAGAAAGCTTCAATTAAAAGAATCTGGAAAAATAAGTTCCAGCAGTTCCTATCGTGACACTATCTCTGCTCTTACGAGATTTAAACCAACAACTACAACTTATGATTTCACAAAAATCAATTACGATTTTCTAATAGCTTTTGAATCCTACTTGCGAGCTCATGGCTGTAACGATGGTGGAATTGGTGTATATATGCGAAATATTAGAGCGATTTATAACTCAGCAATAAAATCTAAAATTGTTTCTAACGAGTTTTATCCTTTTAAAGATTATGTAATTTCTAAATTGAAATCAAGCAAAGTAAAGAAAGCTTTAAATAAAGAGGATTTACAATTATTATTAGACTATGACATATCTGAAAATAAAGAGGGTGCAAAAGCATTGTATGCTTATCTATTTAGTTTTTACTGTCGAGGCATGAATTTCACTGATTTGGCCGAATTAAAATGGGAAGAAGTTGATTTAAGCAACTTTTCTTATGTTAGAAATAAAACCGGAATAAAATTAAATGTAAAAATTCCTGACAATAATTACATGAGAAACATTCTAAACTACTTTAAAATTTATCGCCCATTTGATACCGATTATATTTTCCCAATTTTAGACAAAGATGAAAAGCTATACACAAAAGAAGAATTGAGAGATAGAAAAAAAAGTGTTTTAAATTATTATGGAAAACTTCTCAACACTATTGCACTTCAATGTGGAATCAAAAACAAAGTAACTTTTTATACTGCCAGACATACTTTTGCAACCTTATCTTTAAAAAAA